Proteins from a genomic interval of Ictalurus furcatus strain D&B chromosome 2, Billie_1.0, whole genome shotgun sequence:
- the LOC128602447 gene encoding acid-sensing ion channel 2-like, with protein sequence MMELKDSCGSEGSHETESAGTGNLSGPFSWHLFAQRSTLHGLRYVFPARRSSALRRVLWSAALLACLGLLALEGAERVAHFLSYPHVASVGAVPATSLVFPTVTVCNLNAYRFTRLTRNDLYHAGELLALLDVHLHVPEPQLAEPHVLDFLAERANFSGFRPKPFSMREFTERVGHDLHEMMLYCRYEGQECSHRDFKTVSTCLFYI encoded by the coding sequence ATGATGGAGCTGAAAGACAGCTGTGGCAGCGAGGGTAGCCATGAAACAGAAAGCGCTGGCACAGGCAACCTGTCAGGCCCCTTCTCCTGGCACTTGTTTGCCCAGCGCAGCACGCTACATGGACTGCGTTACGTCTTCCCAGCCCGTCGCTCCTCAGCACTGCGACGTGTACTCTGGAGCGCAGCTCTACTGGCCTGTCTTGGTCTGCTGGCACTGGAGGGTGCGGAGCGCGTAGCCCACTTCCTGTCATATCCACATGTGGCTAGCGTGGGCGCTGTGCCTGCAACGAGCCTGGTGTTCCCTACTGTCACCGTGTGCAACCTGAACGCCTACCGCTTCACGCGGCTCACGCGTAATGACCTGTATCATGCAGGAGAATTGCTGGCACTACTTGACGTGCATCTGCATGTGCCCGAGCCACAGCTGGCCGAGCCCCACGTGCTTGACTTTCTCGCAGAGCGCGCCAATTTCAGTGGCTTCCGGCCCAAACCGTTTAGCATGCGCGAGTTCACTGAGCGCGTCGGCCATGACCTACACGAGATGATGCTTTACTGTCGCTACGAGGGCCAGGAGTGCAGCCACCGGGACTTCAAAACC